In Vigna angularis cultivar LongXiaoDou No.4 chromosome 8, ASM1680809v1, whole genome shotgun sequence, one DNA window encodes the following:
- the LOC108345803 gene encoding 2-oxoglutarate and iron-dependent oxygenase domain-containing protein CP2 isoform X5, translated as MLLWQSQKHREYRQKIIENYQPLHRELYSVNPATFFVPSFLRAINDNTEQSFRSIMSEPSPGIFIFDIFQTNFCELLLSEIENFEKWVTETKFRIMRPNTMNKYGAVLDDFGLETMLDKLMEGFIRPLSRVLFAEVGGATLDSHHGFVVEYGKDRDVDLGFHVDDSEVTLNVCLGKQFSGGELFFRGIRCEKHVNTGTHSEEIFDYSHVPGRAVLHRGRHRHGARATTSGNRVNLLLWCRSSVFREMKRYQKDFSSWCGECSREKKERQRSTIAATKLCGGFGDGGNTKSLTTMSGIQRKS; from the exons ATGTTACTTTGGCAGTCTCAAAAGCATAGAGAATACAGACAGAAGATAATAGAAAATTATCAG CCTCTGCATCGGGAGTTGTACTCTGTGAATCCTGCTACATTCTTCGTTCCCTCATTTCTGAGAGCAATTAATGATAATACTGAGCAAAGCTTTAGAAGTATAATGTCTGAGCCCTCTCCTGGCATTTTTATATTTGACATATTTCAGACCAACTTTTGTGAGTTATTGCTATCTGAG attgaaaattttgagaagTGGGTGACTGAAACAAAGTTTCGGATCATGCGTCCCAATACAATGAATAAATATGGTGCTGTTCTTGATGACTTTGGACTTGAAACAATGCTTGACAAGCTTATGGAAGGTTTTATTCGTCCTTTATCCAGAG TCTTATTTGCGGAAGTTGGTGGGGCAACCCTGGATTCTCATCATGGTTTTGTTGTTGAATATGGTAAAGATAGAGATGTTGACTTGG GTTTCCATGTAGATGACTCAGAAGTAACCTTGAATGTTTGTTTGGGTAAGCAATTTTCTGGAGGGGAATTGTTTTTCCGGGGCATACGATGTGAGAAACATGTAAATACTGGAACTCATTCAGAG GAGATCTTTGATTATTCTCATGTTCCTGGACGAGCTGTGCTTCATCGTGGTCGACACCGCCATGGTGCTAGAGCTACAACATCCGGCAATCGGGTCAACCTACTTCTATGGTGCAGAAG TTCTGTCTTTAGGGAGATGAAACGGTATCAAAAAGATTTCTCCAGCTGGTGTGGCGAGTGCAGTCGTGAGAAAAAGGAAAGGCAACGCTCAACAATTGCTGCTACCAAATTG TGTGGTGGATTTGGAGATGGAGGAAACACAAAATCTTTGACAACGATGAGTGGAATACAAAGAAAATCATGA
- the LOC108345803 gene encoding 2-oxoglutarate and iron-dependent oxygenase domain-containing protein CP2 isoform X3 yields the protein MSLHGSDRRDMSGVGGNGMVAAASLRLRLNPNKEHKPDGYEDLQLDFSPNIFSSLERYLPPSMLNVPRDDKAKFMREILLKYLPLGERSRPLHRELYSVNPATFFVPSFLRAINDNTEQSFRSIMSEPSPGIFIFDIFQTNFCELLLSEIENFEKWVTETKFRIMRPNTMNKYGAVLDDFGLETMLDKLMEGFIRPLSRVLFAEVGGATLDSHHGFVVEYGKDRDVDLGFHVDDSEVTLNVCLGKQFSGGELFFRGIRCEKHVNTGTHSEEIFDYSHVPGRAVLHRGRHRHGARATTSGNRVNLLLWCRSSVFREMKRYQKDFSSWCGECSREKKERQRSTIAATKLCGGFGDGGNTKSLTTMSGIQRKS from the exons ATGTCGCTCCACGGTAGCGACCGCCGCGACATGTCGGGCGTCGGCGGAAACGGCATGGTGGCGGCGGCGAGCCTGAGGCTGCGGCTGAACCCTAACAAGGAGCACAAGCCAGATGGCTACGAGGACCTGCAGTTGGATTTCAGCCCTAACATCTTCAGCTCCTTGGAGAGGTACCTCCCTCCGAGCATGCTCAACGTGCCTCGTGACGATAAGGCCAAGTTCATGCGCGAGATTCTGCTCAAGTATCTACCCCTTGGGGAACGCAGCAGA CCTCTGCATCGGGAGTTGTACTCTGTGAATCCTGCTACATTCTTCGTTCCCTCATTTCTGAGAGCAATTAATGATAATACTGAGCAAAGCTTTAGAAGTATAATGTCTGAGCCCTCTCCTGGCATTTTTATATTTGACATATTTCAGACCAACTTTTGTGAGTTATTGCTATCTGAG attgaaaattttgagaagTGGGTGACTGAAACAAAGTTTCGGATCATGCGTCCCAATACAATGAATAAATATGGTGCTGTTCTTGATGACTTTGGACTTGAAACAATGCTTGACAAGCTTATGGAAGGTTTTATTCGTCCTTTATCCAGAG TCTTATTTGCGGAAGTTGGTGGGGCAACCCTGGATTCTCATCATGGTTTTGTTGTTGAATATGGTAAAGATAGAGATGTTGACTTGG GTTTCCATGTAGATGACTCAGAAGTAACCTTGAATGTTTGTTTGGGTAAGCAATTTTCTGGAGGGGAATTGTTTTTCCGGGGCATACGATGTGAGAAACATGTAAATACTGGAACTCATTCAGAG GAGATCTTTGATTATTCTCATGTTCCTGGACGAGCTGTGCTTCATCGTGGTCGACACCGCCATGGTGCTAGAGCTACAACATCCGGCAATCGGGTCAACCTACTTCTATGGTGCAGAAG TTCTGTCTTTAGGGAGATGAAACGGTATCAAAAAGATTTCTCCAGCTGGTGTGGCGAGTGCAGTCGTGAGAAAAAGGAAAGGCAACGCTCAACAATTGCTGCTACCAAATTG TGTGGTGGATTTGGAGATGGAGGAAACACAAAATCTTTGACAACGATGAGTGGAATACAAAGAAAATCATGA
- the LOC108345803 gene encoding 2-oxoglutarate and iron-dependent oxygenase domain-containing protein ICU11 isoform X4, which produces MSLHGSDRRDMSGVGGNGMVAAASLRLRLNPNKEHKPDGYEDLQLDFSPNIFSSLERYLPPSMLNVPRDDKAKFMREILLKYLPLGERSRSQKHREYRQKIIENYQIENFEKWVTETKFRIMRPNTMNKYGAVLDDFGLETMLDKLMEGFIRPLSRVLFAEVGGATLDSHHGFVVEYGKDRDVDLGFHVDDSEVTLNVCLGKQFSGGELFFRGIRCEKHVNTGTHSEEIFDYSHVPGRAVLHRGRHRHGARATTSGNRVNLLLWCRSSVFREMKRYQKDFSSWCGECSREKKERQRSTIAATKLCGGFGDGGNTKSLTTMSGIQRKS; this is translated from the exons ATGTCGCTCCACGGTAGCGACCGCCGCGACATGTCGGGCGTCGGCGGAAACGGCATGGTGGCGGCGGCGAGCCTGAGGCTGCGGCTGAACCCTAACAAGGAGCACAAGCCAGATGGCTACGAGGACCTGCAGTTGGATTTCAGCCCTAACATCTTCAGCTCCTTGGAGAGGTACCTCCCTCCGAGCATGCTCAACGTGCCTCGTGACGATAAGGCCAAGTTCATGCGCGAGATTCTGCTCAAGTATCTACCCCTTGGGGAACGCAGCAGA TCTCAAAAGCATAGAGAATACAGACAGAAGATAATAGAAAATTATCAG attgaaaattttgagaagTGGGTGACTGAAACAAAGTTTCGGATCATGCGTCCCAATACAATGAATAAATATGGTGCTGTTCTTGATGACTTTGGACTTGAAACAATGCTTGACAAGCTTATGGAAGGTTTTATTCGTCCTTTATCCAGAG TCTTATTTGCGGAAGTTGGTGGGGCAACCCTGGATTCTCATCATGGTTTTGTTGTTGAATATGGTAAAGATAGAGATGTTGACTTGG GTTTCCATGTAGATGACTCAGAAGTAACCTTGAATGTTTGTTTGGGTAAGCAATTTTCTGGAGGGGAATTGTTTTTCCGGGGCATACGATGTGAGAAACATGTAAATACTGGAACTCATTCAGAG GAGATCTTTGATTATTCTCATGTTCCTGGACGAGCTGTGCTTCATCGTGGTCGACACCGCCATGGTGCTAGAGCTACAACATCCGGCAATCGGGTCAACCTACTTCTATGGTGCAGAAG TTCTGTCTTTAGGGAGATGAAACGGTATCAAAAAGATTTCTCCAGCTGGTGTGGCGAGTGCAGTCGTGAGAAAAAGGAAAGGCAACGCTCAACAATTGCTGCTACCAAATTG TGTGGTGGATTTGGAGATGGAGGAAACACAAAATCTTTGACAACGATGAGTGGAATACAAAGAAAATCATGA
- the LOC108345803 gene encoding 2-oxoglutarate and iron-dependent oxygenase domain-containing protein CP2 isoform X1, which translates to MSLHGSDRRDMSGVGGNGMVAAASLRLRLNPNKEHKPDGYEDLQLDFSPNIFSSLERYLPPSMLNVPRDDKAKFMREILLKYLPLGERSRSQKHREYRQKIIENYQPLHRELYSVNPATFFVPSFLRAINDNTEQSFRSIMSEPSPGIFIFDIFQTNFCELLLSEIENFEKWVTETKFRIMRPNTMNKYGAVLDDFGLETMLDKLMEGFIRPLSRVLFAEVGGATLDSHHGFVVEYGKDRDVDLGFHVDDSEVTLNVCLGKQFSGGELFFRGIRCEKHVNTGTHSEEIFDYSHVPGRAVLHRGRHRHGARATTSGNRVNLLLWCRSSVFREMKRYQKDFSSWCGECSREKKERQRSTIAATKLCGGFGDGGNTKSLTTMSGIQRKS; encoded by the exons ATGTCGCTCCACGGTAGCGACCGCCGCGACATGTCGGGCGTCGGCGGAAACGGCATGGTGGCGGCGGCGAGCCTGAGGCTGCGGCTGAACCCTAACAAGGAGCACAAGCCAGATGGCTACGAGGACCTGCAGTTGGATTTCAGCCCTAACATCTTCAGCTCCTTGGAGAGGTACCTCCCTCCGAGCATGCTCAACGTGCCTCGTGACGATAAGGCCAAGTTCATGCGCGAGATTCTGCTCAAGTATCTACCCCTTGGGGAACGCAGCAGA TCTCAAAAGCATAGAGAATACAGACAGAAGATAATAGAAAATTATCAG CCTCTGCATCGGGAGTTGTACTCTGTGAATCCTGCTACATTCTTCGTTCCCTCATTTCTGAGAGCAATTAATGATAATACTGAGCAAAGCTTTAGAAGTATAATGTCTGAGCCCTCTCCTGGCATTTTTATATTTGACATATTTCAGACCAACTTTTGTGAGTTATTGCTATCTGAG attgaaaattttgagaagTGGGTGACTGAAACAAAGTTTCGGATCATGCGTCCCAATACAATGAATAAATATGGTGCTGTTCTTGATGACTTTGGACTTGAAACAATGCTTGACAAGCTTATGGAAGGTTTTATTCGTCCTTTATCCAGAG TCTTATTTGCGGAAGTTGGTGGGGCAACCCTGGATTCTCATCATGGTTTTGTTGTTGAATATGGTAAAGATAGAGATGTTGACTTGG GTTTCCATGTAGATGACTCAGAAGTAACCTTGAATGTTTGTTTGGGTAAGCAATTTTCTGGAGGGGAATTGTTTTTCCGGGGCATACGATGTGAGAAACATGTAAATACTGGAACTCATTCAGAG GAGATCTTTGATTATTCTCATGTTCCTGGACGAGCTGTGCTTCATCGTGGTCGACACCGCCATGGTGCTAGAGCTACAACATCCGGCAATCGGGTCAACCTACTTCTATGGTGCAGAAG TTCTGTCTTTAGGGAGATGAAACGGTATCAAAAAGATTTCTCCAGCTGGTGTGGCGAGTGCAGTCGTGAGAAAAAGGAAAGGCAACGCTCAACAATTGCTGCTACCAAATTG TGTGGTGGATTTGGAGATGGAGGAAACACAAAATCTTTGACAACGATGAGTGGAATACAAAGAAAATCATGA
- the LOC108345803 gene encoding 2-oxoglutarate and iron-dependent oxygenase domain-containing protein CP2 isoform X2, producing MSLHGSDRRDMSGVGGNGMVAAASLRLRLNPNKEHKPDGYEDLQLDFSPNIFSSLERYLPPSMLNVPRDDKAKFMREILLKYLPLGERSRSQKHREYRQKIIENYQPLHRELYSVNPATFFVPSFLRAINDNTEQSFRSIMSEPSPGIFIFDIFQTNFCELLLSEIENFEKWVTETKFRIMRPNTMNKYGAVLDDFGLETMLDKLMEGFIRPLSRVLFAEVGGATLDSHHGFVVEYGKDRDVDLGFHVDDSEVTLNVCLGKQFSGGELFFRGIRCEKHVNTGTHSEEIFDYSHVPGRAVLHRGRHRHGARATTSGNRVNLLLWCRSSVFREMKRYQKDFSSWCGECSREKKERQRSTIAATKLELFRREGESTA from the exons ATGTCGCTCCACGGTAGCGACCGCCGCGACATGTCGGGCGTCGGCGGAAACGGCATGGTGGCGGCGGCGAGCCTGAGGCTGCGGCTGAACCCTAACAAGGAGCACAAGCCAGATGGCTACGAGGACCTGCAGTTGGATTTCAGCCCTAACATCTTCAGCTCCTTGGAGAGGTACCTCCCTCCGAGCATGCTCAACGTGCCTCGTGACGATAAGGCCAAGTTCATGCGCGAGATTCTGCTCAAGTATCTACCCCTTGGGGAACGCAGCAGA TCTCAAAAGCATAGAGAATACAGACAGAAGATAATAGAAAATTATCAG CCTCTGCATCGGGAGTTGTACTCTGTGAATCCTGCTACATTCTTCGTTCCCTCATTTCTGAGAGCAATTAATGATAATACTGAGCAAAGCTTTAGAAGTATAATGTCTGAGCCCTCTCCTGGCATTTTTATATTTGACATATTTCAGACCAACTTTTGTGAGTTATTGCTATCTGAG attgaaaattttgagaagTGGGTGACTGAAACAAAGTTTCGGATCATGCGTCCCAATACAATGAATAAATATGGTGCTGTTCTTGATGACTTTGGACTTGAAACAATGCTTGACAAGCTTATGGAAGGTTTTATTCGTCCTTTATCCAGAG TCTTATTTGCGGAAGTTGGTGGGGCAACCCTGGATTCTCATCATGGTTTTGTTGTTGAATATGGTAAAGATAGAGATGTTGACTTGG GTTTCCATGTAGATGACTCAGAAGTAACCTTGAATGTTTGTTTGGGTAAGCAATTTTCTGGAGGGGAATTGTTTTTCCGGGGCATACGATGTGAGAAACATGTAAATACTGGAACTCATTCAGAG GAGATCTTTGATTATTCTCATGTTCCTGGACGAGCTGTGCTTCATCGTGGTCGACACCGCCATGGTGCTAGAGCTACAACATCCGGCAATCGGGTCAACCTACTTCTATGGTGCAGAAG TTCTGTCTTTAGGGAGATGAAACGGTATCAAAAAGATTTCTCCAGCTGGTGTGGCGAGTGCAGTCGTGAGAAAAAGGAAAGGCAACGCTCAACAATTGCTGCTACCAAATTG GAGTTGTTCAGGAGGGAAGGTGAATCCACTGCATAA